A region of Asticcacaulis excentricus DNA encodes the following proteins:
- a CDS encoding transcriptional repressor has product MSHACGHDHDHVHTLDSGRIDARLSEARRLCEAQGERMTAPRLRTLELILSENAPVKAYDVIDRFHPDGAAKPPTVYRALAFLEQMGLIHRIESLNAFVACQGHADGKAVQPHAAAFLLCDCCGSSEEVAVSLPEIDQQASASGFETRRVTLEARGLCKACR; this is encoded by the coding sequence ATGTCACACGCCTGCGGCCACGATCACGACCACGTCCACACCCTCGATAGCGGGCGCATCGACGCGCGCCTGAGCGAAGCCCGACGCCTGTGCGAAGCGCAGGGTGAGCGCATGACCGCGCCGCGCCTGCGTACGCTGGAGCTGATCCTCAGCGAAAATGCCCCGGTGAAGGCCTATGATGTCATCGACCGCTTCCACCCCGACGGAGCCGCCAAGCCGCCGACCGTCTATCGCGCTCTGGCCTTTCTGGAGCAGATGGGGCTGATCCACCGCATCGAAAGCCTGAACGCCTTTGTCGCCTGTCAGGGCCACGCCGACGGCAAGGCCGTGCAGCCGCACGCCGCAGCCTTCCTTTTGTGCGACTGCTGCGGCAGCAGCGAAGAGGTGGCGGTCAGCCTGCCCGAAATCGACCAGCAGGCCTCGGCCAGCGGCTTTGAAACGCGCCGGGTGACGCTGGAAGCGCGCGGCCTGTGCAAGGCCTGTCGCTAA
- a CDS encoding helix-turn-helix domain-containing protein gives MSAQDNITVLEDEAYTGLFLTAERDAAVRAQGQVLAGGRVQGQAEALASDPETLGNILRSTREAQGFSLEYMADITRVRRSYLEALEEAAYDRLPSRAFSIGFVKAYAKALGLDEESLADLFKRSFADPAQSDKLRAPVGAAFEDLRPSYRLYGGLALALVLAVVAWNLFQRTPGWGGHHAPSADTTPQKWAPGVPLVRDRLVLTQAAPAPKDQDLPVPYYTPGLEEGFAAIDAERAEQNPSATVGVPLQMRKAFNPRGAVFGATPVDSMVTIQAQRSVNLVLSGTDKRVYFARQLGPGEAYRLPQVSAVNLLIEVGDPKAFEIYYNGEFAGVMEERATSVSKLNARAAALAKLMDAQMEALRPDGRRPTNAAAPAAPVNTPVIPADVPVRDGPIPYVPQTSPSATPQTDPAPATQP, from the coding sequence ATGAGTGCACAGGACAATATTACGGTTCTTGAGGACGAGGCCTATACGGGCCTGTTCCTGACGGCTGAGCGCGACGCGGCGGTGCGCGCGCAGGGTCAGGTGCTGGCTGGTGGGCGCGTGCAGGGTCAGGCGGAGGCGCTGGCCAGTGATCCGGAAACGCTCGGCAACATCCTGCGCAGTACGCGCGAGGCGCAAGGCTTTTCGCTGGAATACATGGCCGATATCACCCGCGTGCGGCGCAGCTATCTGGAGGCGCTTGAAGAAGCCGCCTATGACCGCCTGCCATCGCGCGCCTTTTCTATCGGCTTCGTCAAGGCCTATGCCAAGGCGCTGGGGCTGGACGAAGAAAGCCTGGCCGATCTGTTCAAGCGCTCGTTTGCCGACCCGGCGCAGTCGGACAAGCTGCGGGCCCCGGTGGGGGCCGCCTTTGAAGACCTGCGCCCCAGCTATCGCCTCTATGGCGGGCTGGCGCTGGCGCTGGTGCTGGCGGTGGTGGCGTGGAACCTGTTTCAGCGCACGCCGGGCTGGGGTGGGCATCACGCGCCGTCGGCTGATACGACGCCGCAGAAATGGGCACCGGGTGTCCCGCTGGTGCGCGACAGGCTGGTGCTGACGCAAGCGGCTCCGGCGCCCAAGGATCAGGACCTGCCCGTGCCCTATTACACGCCGGGGCTGGAGGAGGGCTTTGCCGCCATCGACGCTGAACGCGCTGAGCAGAACCCCTCGGCGACAGTGGGCGTGCCGCTTCAGATGCGCAAGGCCTTCAACCCGCGCGGGGCGGTATTTGGTGCCACGCCAGTCGATTCCATGGTGACGATTCAGGCCCAGCGCAGCGTCAATCTGGTCCTCAGCGGGACAGACAAGCGCGTCTATTTCGCGCGGCAACTGGGACCGGGTGAGGCCTATCGCCTGCCGCAGGTCAGCGCCGTCAACCTGCTGATCGAGGTGGGCGACCCCAAGGCGTTTGAAATCTATTATAACGGCGAATTTGCCGGGGTGATGGAAGAGCGCGCGACCTCCGTCTCCAAGCTCAATGCCCGTGCGGCGGCGCTGGCCAAGCTGATGGACGCCCAGATGGAGGCCCTGCGCCCGGATGGTCGTCGTCCCACGAACGCCGCCGCGCCTGCCGCCCCCGTGAACACGCCGGTTATCCCGGCGGACGTCCCGGTGCGTGACGGCCCCATCCCCTACGTGCCGCAGACGAGTCCGTCCGCGACGCCCCAGACAGACCCCGCACCCGCGACCCAGCCCTGA
- a CDS encoding acyl dehydratase: protein MPAAFDDLWIGQVASIGAGVVSQSDLEQFCATYAPSWNTQDGLPDALIFALWSKLEQEAAAGWPQTKRLAVDALRWSRNPPPGELLRGRLTIMGKDAVGDTKGVVIAQHDLLDEAGRLVFSCLTRSVFQRNPPPVG, encoded by the coding sequence ATGCCTGCCGCCTTTGACGATTTGTGGATTGGTCAGGTCGCCTCTATCGGCGCGGGCGTCGTCTCCCAGAGTGATCTGGAACAGTTTTGCGCCACCTATGCGCCGTCGTGGAACACGCAGGACGGCCTGCCCGATGCCCTGATCTTTGCTTTGTGGTCAAAGCTGGAGCAGGAAGCGGCCGCGGGCTGGCCGCAGACGAAACGACTGGCCGTCGATGCGCTGCGCTGGTCGCGCAACCCGCCGCCGGGCGAACTGCTGCGCGGGCGTCTGACCATTATGGGCAAGGACGCGGTGGGTGACACCAAGGGCGTCGTCATCGCCCAGCACGACCTGCTCGACGAAGCCGGACGTCTGGTCTTTTCGTGCCTGACGCGCTCGGTGTTTCAGCGCAATCCGCCGCCTGTTGGGTAA
- the prfA gene encoding peptide chain release factor 1, translated as MRLPQAKLDQVVDRFRMIEARMESATDGTEIVKLSKEHAELKPVVDVVTALLKARASGPELEELIALNDPELSPLAQEEFQELKERLPELERGVALLLAPKDKDENASAILEVRAGTGGDEAALFAGDLFRMYSRYAASQGWRVEIDSISEGDAGGYKEIIASVTGDGVFGKLKFESGVHRVQRVPATEAGGRIHTSAATVAVLPEAEDVEIDIQDKDIRIDTYRASGSGGQHVNKTDSAVRITHLPTGIVATSSEKSQHMNRQIAMRNLKARLYDIQRQALDAARSDARKSQVGSGDRSERIRTYNYPQGRVSDHRINLTLYNLAQFMEGEMDQMINALIADDQAARLAMLEEELG; from the coding sequence ATACGTCTGCCGCAGGCCAAGCTCGATCAGGTCGTCGATCGTTTCCGTATGATCGAGGCGCGCATGGAAAGCGCCACCGATGGCACAGAGATCGTCAAGCTGTCGAAGGAGCACGCCGAACTGAAACCCGTGGTCGATGTGGTCACGGCGCTGCTTAAGGCGCGCGCGTCGGGGCCGGAGCTTGAGGAGCTGATTGCGCTCAATGATCCCGAACTGTCGCCGCTGGCGCAGGAGGAGTTTCAGGAGCTGAAAGAGCGCCTGCCGGAGCTGGAACGCGGTGTGGCGCTGTTGCTGGCGCCCAAGGACAAGGACGAGAACGCCTCGGCCATCCTCGAAGTGCGTGCCGGGACCGGCGGCGATGAGGCGGCGCTGTTTGCCGGCGACCTGTTCCGCATGTATTCGCGCTATGCCGCGTCGCAGGGCTGGCGCGTGGAAATCGACTCGATCAGCGAAGGTGATGCGGGCGGCTATAAGGAAATCATTGCTTCGGTGACGGGCGACGGCGTGTTCGGCAAGCTGAAGTTCGAATCGGGCGTGCACCGTGTGCAGCGCGTCCCGGCCACCGAAGCCGGCGGCCGCATCCACACCTCGGCGGCCACCGTCGCCGTTCTGCCCGAAGCCGAGGATGTCGAAATCGACATTCAGGACAAGGACATCCGCATCGACACCTACCGTGCGTCGGGGTCCGGCGGTCAGCACGTCAACAAGACCGACTCGGCGGTGCGTATCACCCACCTGCCGACGGGGATTGTCGCGACCTCATCGGAAAAGTCGCAGCACATGAACCGGCAGATCGCCATGCGCAACCTCAAGGCGCGCCTGTACGACATCCAGCGTCAGGCGCTTGATGCCGCGCGCTCCGATGCCCGCAAATCGCAGGTCGGCTCCGGCGACCGCTCGGAGCGCATCCGCACCTATAACTACCCGCAGGGTCGGGTGTCCGATCACCGCATCAACCTGACCCTCTATAATCTGGCGCAATTTATGGAAGGCGAGATGGATCAGATGATCAACGCCCTGATCGCCGACGATCAGGCGGCGCGTCTGGCCATGCTTGAGGAAGAACTGGGATAG
- the ispG gene encoding flavodoxin-dependent (E)-4-hydroxy-3-methylbut-2-enyl-diphosphate synthase has product MMSDHTHVRPWRMIERRKSRKIKVGKVEVGGDAPISVQSMTNTRTHDVDATVRQIHALEEAGADIVRVSCPDVDSTAALKEIVRQVSVPIVADIHFHYKRGIEAAMAGAACLRINPGNIGSPERVREVIKAAKDYGCSMRIGVNAGSLEKELLEKYGEPCPDAMVESALFHANILRDNDFHEFKISVKASDVFLTVAAYQALADAIDCPLHIGVTEAGPLRTGTIKSAIGLGNLLWAGIGDTIRVSLAADPVEEIKVGFDILKSLGLRHRGVNIIACPSCARQGFNVIETVAKLEERLAHIATPMSLSIIGCVVNGPGEALYTDVGFTGGGAGAGMVYMAGKPDHKVSNDDMIEHIVGLVEAHAAKQNQSETAPEAV; this is encoded by the coding sequence ATGATGAGTGACCATACGCATGTCCGCCCCTGGCGCATGATCGAGCGCCGCAAAAGCCGCAAGATCAAAGTCGGCAAGGTCGAGGTCGGCGGCGACGCCCCGATCAGCGTGCAGTCCATGACCAATACGCGCACCCACGATGTCGATGCCACGGTGCGTCAGATTCACGCGCTGGAAGAGGCGGGGGCCGATATTGTGCGTGTCTCCTGCCCGGACGTGGACTCGACGGCGGCGCTGAAAGAGATCGTGCGTCAGGTCAGCGTGCCCATCGTCGCCGACATCCATTTCCACTACAAACGCGGCATCGAAGCCGCCATGGCCGGCGCGGCGTGCCTGCGTATCAATCCCGGCAATATCGGCTCACCCGAGCGCGTGCGTGAGGTGATCAAGGCGGCTAAGGACTATGGCTGCTCCATGCGTATCGGCGTCAATGCCGGGTCTCTGGAGAAGGAACTGCTCGAAAAATATGGCGAGCCGTGCCCGGACGCCATGGTCGAAAGCGCCCTGTTCCACGCCAATATCCTGCGCGATAACGACTTCCACGAATTCAAGATTTCGGTGAAGGCCTCGGACGTCTTCCTGACCGTCGCCGCCTATCAGGCGCTGGCTGACGCCATCGACTGCCCGTTGCATATCGGCGTGACCGAGGCGGGGCCGTTGCGCACCGGCACCATCAAATCGGCCATCGGGCTGGGCAACCTGCTGTGGGCGGGAATCGGCGACACCATCCGTGTTTCGCTGGCCGCCGATCCGGTCGAAGAGATCAAGGTCGGGTTTGATATTCTCAAATCGCTGGGCCTGCGCCATCGCGGCGTCAATATCATCGCCTGTCCCTCCTGCGCGCGCCAGGGCTTTAATGTCATTGAGACGGTGGCAAAGCTGGAGGAACGTCTGGCCCATATCGCCACGCCCATGTCGCTGTCGATCATCGGCTGCGTCGTCAACGGGCCAGGGGAGGCGCTGTACACCGATGTCGGCTTTACCGGCGGCGGCGCGGGGGCGGGCATGGTCTATATGGCGGGCAAGCCGGACCACAAGGTCTCTAATGACGACATGATCGAGCACATAGTCGGTCTGGTCGAAGCCCATGCCGCTAAGCAAAACCAGAGCGAGACGGCTCCGGAAGCGGTCTGA
- a CDS encoding EAL domain-containing protein, protein MTIVVVGAVCALIVSLWFWAAEIDKSSREREENYVRSGLMHLAETQARLMAPMTIWNEAVNRTVVKFDHQFVADNYGSYFSEYLNYEQTFVLDGLNRPVLAWEGKQETSLSTYNRLSSEITRLSKDLRERHYVYTASGIGFTSKTNAIARLTVLDGHVYLLGASLILPDSTRQDLARYTPYLVVGVHRLSHAELATLSQGHLLSTITELRSGQNVPPGSARAVFTDSTGQEKAELTWQPSRPGLDLFMRALIPSLLVSAGLGGVALALLHRSQKTARSLIASEARAKHMALHDGLTGLPNRTLFTDRLNQATERLRRQGGSVAVMCVGLDRFKDVNDTLGHSAGDELIRHSAQKIGSMIRAGDTLARLGGDVFVIIQTDTDAHSAAALAKRVLEGLKGQVTLESGPVYSSCSIGVTLLQEADIEAAEALRQADLALYRAKEQGRSQYAFFEVEMDATIKLRKLLETGLREAIHVEAIDVVYQPQVDHNGRIVGVEALARWSHPQRGPISPAYFVPLAEECGLMMDLGTLIMRRALIDSKRWPGLKVAINVSATQLRSSRFLPELKDMLRETGVEPRSIEIEITEGMLLNDDQPTQNTLNALRQMGFSIALDDFGTGYSSLSYLSRYPVDKIKIDRSFVSNLGVDPDAEALVRAIIKLAKALHLSILAEGVETQAQSHILRQAGCAIIQGYLFSKPVDRSEIDIMMEGQATSQVTHITNGRYIAGVR, encoded by the coding sequence ATGACCATTGTTGTGGTCGGGGCCGTGTGTGCGTTGATCGTGTCTTTGTGGTTTTGGGCCGCCGAAATCGACAAGTCGAGCCGCGAGCGCGAAGAAAACTATGTGCGCAGCGGGCTGATGCATCTGGCGGAAACGCAGGCGCGCCTGATGGCCCCCATGACCATCTGGAACGAAGCGGTCAATCGGACGGTGGTCAAATTCGACCATCAGTTCGTCGCCGACAATTACGGCAGCTATTTTTCCGAATATCTGAATTACGAACAGACCTTCGTGCTGGACGGTCTCAATCGTCCGGTGCTGGCTTGGGAAGGCAAGCAGGAAACCTCGCTTTCCACCTATAACCGCCTGAGCAGTGAAATCACCCGCCTGTCGAAAGACCTGCGCGAACGCCACTATGTCTATACCGCCTCCGGCATAGGCTTCACGTCGAAGACCAACGCCATTGCGCGGCTGACCGTGCTGGACGGCCACGTCTATCTGCTGGGGGCCAGCCTGATCCTGCCCGACAGCACGCGACAGGACCTGGCGCGCTACACCCCCTATCTGGTGGTAGGCGTGCACCGCCTGAGCCATGCCGAGCTGGCAACCCTGTCGCAGGGGCATCTGCTGAGCACCATTACCGAACTGCGTAGCGGCCAGAACGTACCACCTGGTTCGGCGCGCGCCGTGTTCACCGACTCGACCGGTCAGGAAAAGGCCGAATTGACGTGGCAGCCGTCGCGACCGGGGCTTGACCTGTTCATGCGCGCCCTGATCCCTTCGCTGCTGGTTTCGGCCGGTCTGGGGGGCGTGGCGCTGGCGCTGCTGCACCGCAGCCAGAAGACCGCACGCAGCCTGATCGCTTCGGAAGCGCGCGCCAAGCATATGGCGCTGCACGACGGCCTGACCGGCCTGCCCAACCGCACCCTGTTCACCGATCGCCTCAATCAGGCCACCGAGCGCCTGCGCCGTCAGGGCGGTTCGGTCGCCGTCATGTGCGTCGGCCTCGACCGCTTCAAGGACGTCAATGATACGCTGGGCCATTCAGCGGGCGACGAACTGATCCGTCATTCGGCGCAAAAGATCGGCAGCATGATCCGGGCAGGCGATACGCTGGCGCGTCTGGGCGGCGACGTCTTCGTGATTATCCAGACCGACACGGATGCGCATTCCGCGGCCGCCCTGGCCAAGCGCGTACTGGAAGGCCTCAAGGGACAGGTCACGCTGGAAAGCGGCCCGGTCTATTCGTCCTGCTCCATCGGCGTCACCCTGTTGCAGGAAGCGGACATCGAAGCCGCCGAAGCCCTGCGTCAGGCCGACCTTGCGCTTTACCGTGCCAAGGAACAAGGCCGTTCGCAATACGCCTTCTTCGAAGTCGAGATGGACGCGACGATCAAGCTGCGTAAGCTGTTGGAAACGGGCCTGCGCGAAGCCATCCACGTCGAAGCCATCGACGTCGTCTATCAGCCGCAGGTCGATCACAATGGCCGCATCGTCGGCGTCGAGGCGCTGGCCCGCTGGAGCCACCCGCAGCGCGGCCCGATCAGCCCCGCCTATTTCGTGCCTCTGGCCGAAGAGTGCGGCCTGATGATGGATCTGGGCACGCTGATCATGCGCCGCGCCCTGATCGATTCCAAACGCTGGCCGGGCCTGAAGGTGGCCATCAATGTGTCGGCGACGCAGTTGCGGTCCTCGCGCTTCCTGCCGGAACTGAAGGACATGCTGCGCGAAACCGGCGTCGAGCCGCGCTCTATCGAAATCGAGATCACCGAAGGGATGCTGCTCAACGACGATCAGCCGACGCAGAATACGCTCAATGCGTTGCGTCAGATGGGCTTCTCCATCGCGCTCGACGATTTCGGCACCGGCTATTCGTCGCTCAGCTATCTGAGCCGCTACCCGGTGGACAAGATCAAGATCGACCGCTCGTTCGTCTCCAATCTGGGGGTCGATCCGGACGCCGAGGCGCTGGTCCGTGCCATCATCAAGCTGGCCAAGGCGCTGCACCTCAGCATTCTGGCCGAAGGGGTCGAAACCCAGGCGCAGAGCCACATCCTGCGTCAGGCCGGCTGCGCCATCATTCAGGGCTATCTGTTCTCCAAGCCCGTGGACCGCAGCGAGATCGACATCATGATGGAAGGTCAGGCGACCTCACAGGTGACCCACATCACCAATGGCCGCTATATCGCCGGCGTGCGCTAG
- a CDS encoding SapC family protein, producing MEQAQDQQSALTGNVLFYKTPEPLSVEAHGNLGISASATPHAFVAETNVVPLTVAEFPAASLSYPIVFIGEARMPVAAMGLAAGQNMFVSPEGVFRPDAYLPAFARRYPFVFANDEQEQRMILCVDTSSPVVTANNPDVPFFEGGKPSAFVENAMQFCSDFENERLRTESFVNLLKDLDLLAPRETIYRPANPDGSQGEPQKIAEYFAVDEEKLAKLSADKLVELRDNGALMHIYAHLISLLAWDKLIALTIERNQSAPAVN from the coding sequence ATGGAACAGGCTCAAGACCAACAAAGCGCGCTGACAGGGAACGTGCTGTTTTACAAGACTCCGGAACCCCTGAGTGTCGAAGCCCACGGCAATCTCGGCATCAGCGCCTCGGCTACGCCGCACGCCTTTGTCGCTGAAACCAATGTGGTGCCGCTGACCGTGGCGGAATTCCCGGCGGCTTCGCTGAGCTACCCCATCGTCTTCATCGGCGAAGCGCGTATGCCGGTGGCCGCTATGGGTCTGGCCGCCGGTCAGAACATGTTCGTGTCCCCCGAAGGCGTTTTCCGCCCGGACGCCTACCTGCCGGCCTTTGCCCGTCGTTATCCCTTCGTCTTCGCCAATGACGAACAGGAACAGCGCATGATCCTGTGCGTGGATACCTCCTCGCCGGTGGTGACCGCCAACAATCCGGACGTGCCGTTCTTCGAAGGTGGCAAGCCGTCGGCCTTCGTCGAAAACGCCATGCAGTTCTGCTCGGACTTTGAAAACGAGCGCCTGCGCACCGAATCCTTCGTCAACCTGCTGAAGGACCTCGATCTCCTGGCTCCGCGCGAAACCATCTATCGCCCGGCCAATCCGGACGGTTCGCAGGGTGAGCCGCAAAAGATCGCCGAATATTTCGCGGTCGATGAAGAAAAGCTGGCCAAGCTGTCGGCCGACAAGCTGGTTGAGCTGCGTGACAACGGCGCCCTGATGCACATCTACGCGCACCTGATCTCGCTGCTGGCCTGGGACAAGCTGATCGCCCTGACTATCGAACGCAATCAGTCGGCCCCGGCGGTCAACTAA
- a CDS encoding glutathione S-transferase N-terminal domain-containing protein, with the protein MRLFINSGSPFARKCRIVIREMGLADRVEDVPTVTLDSVPAHVAVNPFAQVPALVTDHGAFVDSTLICEWLATHYGPYPLYPEGEAQWAARQAEALADGILETAVKMVIEHRRPEAERSAAWLKRWEEGLRRALKAVDGLGALSDAPPGLAEITLASAATYIDFRFPQLDWHAEAPRLVALRDQLEKRQSFIDTYPS; encoded by the coding sequence ATGCGGTTGTTTATCAATTCAGGTTCGCCTTTTGCGCGAAAGTGCAGAATTGTGATCCGAGAGATGGGTCTGGCCGACCGTGTGGAGGACGTGCCGACCGTGACTTTGGACAGCGTTCCGGCGCATGTCGCTGTTAACCCTTTTGCGCAGGTGCCGGCCTTGGTGACCGACCACGGGGCGTTTGTGGATTCGACGCTGATCTGCGAATGGCTGGCGACGCATTACGGGCCTTACCCCCTCTATCCCGAAGGCGAGGCGCAGTGGGCGGCGCGTCAGGCCGAGGCGCTGGCCGACGGGATTCTCGAAACCGCCGTGAAGATGGTGATCGAACACCGCCGCCCGGAAGCCGAACGCTCTGCCGCTTGGCTCAAGCGCTGGGAAGAGGGGCTGCGTCGGGCCCTGAAGGCCGTGGACGGGCTGGGCGCACTGTCCGACGCGCCGCCGGGGCTGGCCGAAATCACCCTGGCTTCGGCGGCGACCTATATTGATTTCCGCTTCCCCCAACTCGACTGGCACGCCGAGGCTCCGCGCCTCGTGGCCCTGCGCGATCAACTGGAAAAACGCCAATCCTTTATCGACACCTATCCGTCTTAA
- a CDS encoding TonB-dependent receptor: protein MQTRMVLTLTVSLAALVAFTPVLAQSSSPTPQKDEDITEIVVTGTAYGVSKDALMSNVDVLTRTTIDQKPAESLGDMLATLPGVRSSAFAPGASRPVIRGLDGFRVLLLNNGMGAIDASAVSPDHATGTDPVEAQRIEVLRGPSALIYGGNAIGGIVNIIDDRIASAPAKDGVEGRFTAQASSVDNGKQLGLNVKTGQGPWVFTADALKRKSDDYKTPVGPESRRLTDAEGEEPDTRDRQENSAVDLSAYGAGLSYVGDFGFAGLSVKHTDTTYGVPGHSHAEDASDHEEGGDHAHEEEGPVTIGLKQTRYDVRSSFNIAFAGFNKLTADAGYTDYKHTEFEGEEVGTRFLSDGYEARVNLIRQKMGDVSGAVGFNVLERHFEAIGAEAFVPSSTTREFGTYAQSRIDRGAWGIEGGLRGDRKEITSAGFSKAFDNLSGSLGGFWKPSDHAFFGLSVTRSERAPSDVELLADGPHAGTGAYEIGNAALKSETGYSVEATGHWQMDSHSAFSLDAHLYSSRFDNFIDLRPTGDNEDGLPVYRYVQTDADFWGFELEGGVNLWSRGAQAVRLDLAYDYVRGKSDLGDIARIAPSALTATLGYEGERWKSHLEVRHVAAADTHLAAFETPTDAYTAVNVFGSYWINPKVSVFAELRNATDEEIREHTSVQKDILVGAGRNLRAGLTYRF from the coding sequence ATGCAAACCCGTATGGTTCTCACCCTGACCGTCAGCCTTGCCGCGCTGGTCGCTTTTACCCCGGTTCTGGCGCAGAGTTCGTCTCCGACACCTCAGAAAGACGAGGACATAACGGAGATCGTCGTGACCGGTACGGCCTATGGCGTGTCGAAAGACGCCCTGATGAGCAATGTCGATGTACTGACCCGCACCACTATCGATCAGAAGCCGGCTGAGAGTCTTGGCGATATGCTGGCCACCCTGCCGGGCGTGCGCTCGTCTGCCTTCGCACCGGGTGCCAGCCGTCCGGTGATCCGCGGCCTTGACGGGTTTCGTGTTCTACTGCTCAACAACGGCATGGGAGCCATTGATGCCTCAGCCGTGTCGCCCGACCACGCGACAGGGACCGATCCGGTCGAGGCCCAGCGTATAGAGGTTCTGCGTGGCCCTTCGGCCCTTATCTATGGCGGCAACGCCATCGGCGGCATTGTCAACATCATCGACGATCGTATTGCGTCGGCCCCGGCCAAGGATGGTGTTGAGGGCCGCTTTACGGCACAGGCCTCCAGTGTTGATAATGGCAAGCAGCTTGGGCTGAATGTAAAGACAGGGCAGGGGCCTTGGGTTTTCACCGCCGACGCCCTCAAGCGCAAGAGTGACGATTACAAAACGCCCGTAGGTCCGGAGTCCCGTCGGCTGACCGACGCCGAAGGGGAGGAACCCGATACGCGCGATCGTCAGGAAAATTCGGCTGTTGATCTGAGCGCCTATGGGGCTGGCTTGTCCTATGTGGGTGACTTTGGCTTTGCGGGCCTGAGTGTCAAGCATACCGATACGACCTACGGCGTGCCCGGTCATAGCCATGCTGAAGACGCGTCTGATCACGAAGAGGGTGGCGACCACGCGCATGAGGAAGAAGGCCCGGTGACCATCGGCCTGAAGCAGACGCGTTACGATGTCCGCTCATCGTTCAATATCGCCTTTGCGGGTTTCAACAAGCTGACGGCGGATGCGGGCTACACGGATTATAAACATACCGAGTTCGAAGGCGAGGAGGTCGGCACGCGCTTTCTCTCTGACGGTTATGAGGCGCGCGTGAACCTGATCCGCCAGAAGATGGGCGATGTCTCTGGGGCGGTAGGTTTCAATGTCCTCGAACGCCATTTCGAGGCGATAGGAGCTGAGGCTTTTGTGCCGTCGTCTACGACGCGAGAATTCGGCACCTATGCGCAGTCGCGTATCGACAGGGGCGCCTGGGGCATCGAAGGCGGCCTGCGGGGTGACCGCAAGGAGATCACTTCCGCGGGTTTCTCAAAGGCATTCGACAACCTGTCGGGTTCGCTGGGCGGGTTCTGGAAACCTTCCGATCATGCCTTCTTTGGTCTGAGTGTGACGCGCTCCGAACGCGCCCCTTCTGATGTTGAATTGCTGGCCGATGGCCCGCACGCCGGTACAGGGGCTTATGAAATTGGCAATGCAGCTCTGAAATCGGAGACAGGCTACAGCGTAGAGGCCACCGGCCACTGGCAGATGGACAGCCATTCGGCTTTCAGCCTTGACGCCCACCTCTATTCCAGCCGTTTCGACAATTTCATTGACCTGCGTCCAACGGGTGACAACGAGGACGGCCTGCCGGTCTATCGCTACGTGCAGACGGACGCTGACTTCTGGGGCTTTGAACTGGAAGGCGGCGTGAACCTGTGGAGCCGTGGCGCTCAGGCTGTGCGTCTTGATCTGGCCTATGACTATGTTCGCGGCAAGAGCGATCTGGGCGATATTGCTCGTATTGCCCCTTCGGCGCTGACGGCCACCCTGGGCTACGAAGGTGAACGCTGGAAAAGCCATCTCGAAGTCCGGCATGTAGCGGCGGCGGACACGCATTTGGCGGCGTTCGAAACCCCAACCGATGCCTACACGGCCGTCAATGTCTTCGGGTCTTACTGGATCAATCCCAAGGTATCAGTCTTCGCCGAATTGCGTAACGCGACTGACGAGGAAATCCGCGAGCACACTTCGGTGCAGAAGGATATACTTGTCGGTGCTGGTCGCAATCTGCGCGCCGGTCTGACCTACCGATTCTGA